The DNA region TGCAGAAAACCAACCACATCAAACATATATCACTCACCTGAAACAAATCTGACTGGCTATAACTACATGGGACCTAATATTCCCCTAAAACTTTTGTAGAATAACATGCATGTGACTGGTGAAATTCCCATGAAAATACCATTATACAGAAAACAGTTAGCAATAAGTGTAGCAAGCTAACCAGGCAAGCTATACcgtgttaggattgggacacttgtcctcaatccaatagtcaatttttattataaatatatgttatggGTTTCAAAAGaaggggaagaagaaaatatattagggttttgtttgaggGCAGCCATCCTTGGCTGATTTAAGGAGGTCTCCGACGCCTCGAACGATCAAAAAATGGGAGGCCCCGAACTCCTCGAAATGTTTGgtttatctttataatatttttattaatgaaatagttttagtttattatgttttttgtattttaattttgtgttttagtaGAATAAAggttgggttcctaacaaaatggtattagagcattcGATCTAGTGGGAAAAACAGATGATGGTCGAAAAAGTCAAGATTCGCCGGAAAAAGTGGAGAGCTGCCGAAAAATGTTCATAGAGGAGGCTGACTTGAAGAAGAATCATCACAGGGAGAAAATGAGTCGGAAAGtgcaaaaagagaagaagaggaaaacgaaaacagaagaagaagaaggagaagaaaatgaaacgccTGGCTgacacaacaaaaaaaaaacagaagacagAAGGGAGAAAAcgcagagaagaaagaagaagagaaaaagacgaggagaagaaaagagaaaggagagaaaaaaaagtaaaaaaaaaaagggtagaGGGCAGTGGCAGTTGGTTTGTTGCGAAAATAGAAGGGAAGGCAATAAGTGGGTTTCttaggaagagaaaaagaaaagatgtggggccattgggaaaaaaaatgagaggCGAAGAAACAACAGCAGAAAGAGGGGGTAggtagataaaaaataataataataataaataaataaataattaaaaaaaattttaaaaaattattaaaaaaagaaaagaaaccatTATATAAATATCCATCTTGAagacaagatgattttgaaggggagggaaatgttaggattagaacacttgtcctcaatccaaaagtcaatttttattataactatatgtTTTGCGTTTCAAAagaaggggaaaaagaaaatatattaaggttttgtttgagggcagccatccttggctgatttagggaggtctccgacGCCTCGAACGGCCGAAAAATGGGAGGCCCCGAACTCCTCGGAATGTTcgatttatctttataatattttgattaatgaaatagttttagtttattatgttttttgtgttttaattttctgttttagtAGAATAAGAGTTGGGTTCCTAACATACCAACATTGCTAACAACTACTTTGTCATGCTTTTGCTTGAACAAGAGAAGTTCAAATTATATTGAGGTGAAGACTTACCATGCACTCCATTTCTCCAACAGAAAACAAACCATCTTTTGTTACTTCTGCACATCACAAATAAAACTTGCTCACTCTTTGCACTAGCAGTTTTAGATCCACATGGGTTTAGCATGAGGTGAGATGAAAAGCATCAAAAGTACGATGTATAAACCCACCATTGCGCTTAACTCTGATGGGAATCTAATTAAAAATCGCAGGCCCAAAGGGAAGAATCTAGAAGACAGTCCAGGAGGTGAGGATGTTGGCCCAACTGAgagcaaaaagaaaaaccaaatgGGTGAGGACAGAATGGAGAATTCACTAGAGCAGCTGAAATCAGTTGAGGTTTCCTGCCTTCATAATCACTAGAGAATTCACTAGATTGATTATGAACTGTGACTATTCTTATTTCTTGTTGCCATAAGTGAATCCCAGGAGGTTGATGAATGTGTTGCGGTAGGCAGGAAACTGGAATACTGAATCTGTAGGAAGGAGGCTGTGTCTGGAGCCTGCTGGAGGAGCTGTTGAGATTTGCTGGAACCTACAGCTAGCCGGATATCTGGCCATTCATACAGGTTTGCAACAAACTCCTAAGTGTTTCAGTAATGCATCTTCAATTTCCCGTGAACCACGTATCGTACAAGGTGTGGTACCGCAAACCAATAAATGGTACTTGCCCACCTGAAAACCCATATAAAATATCCATGGAGGCCAACTGCAATTTTCTACACTGATATGGTTGATAAAATGGCAACGAAATGTAAAAAATAAGTATTCTTTCTCACCTTTGTTCTGTTGAACATTGAATAAAATGTCACAACCTCGTACACACGGATAGGAGCAACTTCTATGACCTTAGCCACCTGTATCATCCATTAAGAAAACGTgctaaagaaaaagagaggCATCCACATAATCTTCCACAATTCTAAGAAGACAGGTCATATCATGCAGTCAGACGAACAATTTCTCGAATTTGAGTCAATGAGTTAATTAACACAAAGATGAGGCAAATATAACATGGAATGTAGAATAATTCCagcaattatttttataagacTACAAGTTTCATTGCAAAAAGTAAGCAAAATGGAAGAGTAAAATAAGGTGGCAGTTTCTTAGTTGCATTTCTATTTTCCAGGTCATGTCAAAATACAGAAGAGAGATATACGATCACCATTTCCAACATGTTTGGAGACAAAAGCTTCACATATCAACAAGATAAATggtaaaatatatgaaaacttAAGTATTGAACCAGAAACCCCAATAAACTCATAACCTAAACAACCAAAAACATACATCAGAGTTCTAACGAAGATAAATTCCTGATCATTTTGAgtacatattaattatttacaacAATACTCACTTCAAGTTTACATAATAATGTAAAAGTAAGTACTAATGATTTGGGTAACATtgtaatctctctctctcttttttttattgtttttattttgtactGCAAATATGCAGTTCAAAAAGTTACCAGAAAAAACTCAACTAAATGCAGATGCCTCTGCATGCTAAAAGTCATAGTATTGTATAAATGTCAGAATTATTACCGGTTTTTGGAATATCAATATGAGCCACTATAATCTAGCTTCCCCACCCACAGAACAATTTCAGCGAATCAGCATTCAAAATTTGTCAGCAACTTAGGGTTTCTAACTATAAAATAACAGCTCGTTTAACTGCAGGTATCTAGCTATAAGTAGACAAAGAGATCAAAAATtcccaaaatttaataaaattgtgtcttcataataaaatattcttatttctGCAAACAAGTAGTATAGTGTTAGGATTGGGAtacttgtcctcaatccaacggtcactctttattataaatatatgttttgagtttcaaaatgggggaagaaaaaatatattagggttttgtttgagggtagccatctttggctgatttagggaggtttCCGGCGCCTCGAACGACCAGAAAATGGGAGGCCTCAAACTCTTCGAAAtgttcggtttatctttgtaatattttgattaataaaatagttttagtttattatgtttttgtgttttaattttgtgtttgagtAGAATAAAAGTCgggttcctaacaaatggtatcagagcattcgaTCCAGCGAGGAAGATAGATGATGGTCGGAAAAGTGAAAAGTCATCAGAAAATGTTCATAGAGGAGGCTAACTTGAAGAAGAATCATCACACGGAGAAATGAGTCGGTGGCTATGTGCTGAAAaagtgccaaaaaaaaaaaagaagaagaagaaaacgaaaacagaggaagaaggagatgaaaacaaaatgtcGGCAAGAGtcggaagaaaaaaaaaattacataggCAAAAAGGAGAAAACGTAGAGAAagtagaaggaagaagaaagaaagatgaaggagagagaaaaaaaattaaagaagtaaataaaaaaaaaaaaagacagcaCACAGAGaaagcagaaggaagaagaaagaaggatgaaagagagaaaaaatattcaagaagtaaaaaaaaaaaaaaaaaagacaactgtaaacaatgaaaaaattaaaaaagtaaaaacagtGGGCGGGAAACAGCTTTGGATAGGCAGATTTGTAAAACAAGAGACAGCtggcaaaaaaataaaaaaaaaaagaagagaaaaggtAGGGGAATGAAATAAGGCacagctgaaaaaaaaaaaaaactcatcttgagaacaagatgattttgaaggggagggaaatgttaggattgggacacttgtcctcaatccaacggtcactctttattataaatatatgttttgagtttcaaaataggagaagaaaaaatatattagggttttgtttaaGGGCAGTCatctttggctgatttagggaggtctccagTGCCTCGAACagccggaaaatgggaggccCCAAACTCCTCGAAATGTTcagtttatctttgtaatattttgattaatgaaatagttttagtttattatgtttttgtgttttaattttgtgtttgagtAAAATAAGAGTTGGGTTCCTAACATATAGTTCATTCTTATTGGGTTTTTTGCCAGCGAAAATTCTCTCTTCGGTTGACATTACATTTGAACACACAACTGTATCATAGTCTGGTGATAAATGTATACATGTGGATTAGAAGTGAGCATAATGAAGCATGGAAAGTGCATGCAGTTAAGTGGGCATAATGAAGTATGGAACTTTCCAATTAAGTGTAGGAAATTAAGTGAGCATAACAAAGTACAGAATTTTCGGATTAAGTGAGAATAACAAAGTATATTATTATACGTACACTCACATAAAATAAGTCCTCAGACTACCATTCGTTTCTGCCCAACATACCACATTCATAGCAGAAACAGGAAGCCACCCTCCATGCTGCCGCTGTGCAAGATCTAGCAGAGGAATAACTGCAGATTGCTTGGAATTGGATGGATAGTGAGATAATATCTCCTTAACCTATCAAAACAGATGATGACATTAGAAATATGGAAATTAAAAATGCTTCAATAGATAGAAAAGGCACAGTTAACAGCTTATATGggttaaaaatcattaaaaagcTCTACCATCATTGAAGTCAACATGAAAGATATTAGAAGAATCTTAACAGAATAAGAGATGATCAACAAGGCTCCAAGCATCAATAATTTTCTTCACCCAGGGATGCGAGAGGCCAATCAAACAGTTTTATCTCAGATTAATGATAAAACTGGTCGTTCAAAGTAACTGCTTATTTACACAGCCATTAGCTAATGACAAACTTGTTTATACAAAACAGCATACATGCAATGGGAAAAAATTCTTTCCATACAAGTAGCACTCCTACAGACTGTTCAAAAAGACAAAGTATCTACACTCCTATAGTACTACTGGATCCAGGTGATAGGAAGAGTCAGCTACAAAGTGATCCAAAAGGATGGGCATTGTCAGGTCACACAAGTTCAGTGTTTTGGTCTTTAACATTGATTGGGAAGAGGAATTACACCAACAAGCATATATCCTTCTCCTACCATGATTACCAATTGAAGAGTAAAGGCACAGGTGAATAATTTCAATGCATGACAAGTAATtacaataataagaaaaaaagctAAAGCTTAATACAGATATTTTGAGCTGACCAAATATTGGGTGCTTCACATAATTGCACAAACTAGTTTCATGGAAATCCATGCCAAGATTCAAAGTCCTAATACCTGACTTGGCTCTACTAGTTTTCAGCCGTAAGGATATAATGCCAATGATCTCAAGGAAAATGGgcttcaaatttttaaacagtttGAATAAGGATGTTGATACATAGACTGGCCCCATAATATTAATGAATGTCACTAATTAAGGCAATAACCACGTTGCTCAGAAATTTCACAGTATCCATATTGTTAACGCAATGTCATAAAATAAAGGAATTTAAGCAAGcagtttgaatataaaaaaaataaaaatgagtccACTCACCTTTTCTTTGTTAGCATCAGAGAACTCCCATGGAAGGTCCGGATTGTTATCAGGAGAATCAAGGTGCTtcagcaaaaattaaaaaatcaataaaaagagAGAGGTAAACGATTTCGATATAACCAGTTAAATTATAATTCGAAATCCACGTAGTTCAAAGCAGTGGACAAGGATCGAGATCCCTGcacaaacaaaaagagaaatgaGATTGAAGAACGTCTTAGGATGAGCAAAAATTGAGGGGGGAAAGGAGAGGATATCGAGAGAAAAACCTGAAGAGAGATACGAAAAGCTTGACGGATATCATGAAGACGCTGGGCAGCGAGACCAGTAAGCATTTTTGAAGAGTTGAAGAGTAAGGCCACAGATTTGGGACTGAGAC from Mangifera indica cultivar Alphonso chromosome 8, CATAS_Mindica_2.1, whole genome shotgun sequence includes:
- the LOC123222399 gene encoding NADH dehydrogenase [ubiquinone] flavoprotein 2, mitochondrial-like isoform X2, whose protein sequence is MLTGLAAQRLHDIRQAFRISLQGSRSLSTALNYHLDSPDNNPDLPWEFSDANKEKVKEILSHYPSNSKQSAVIPLLDLAQRQHGGWLPVSAMNVVAKVIEVAPIRVYEVVTFYSMFNRTKLGQHPHLLDCLLDSSLWACDF
- the LOC123222399 gene encoding NADH dehydrogenase [ubiquinone] flavoprotein 2, mitochondrial-like isoform X1, whose amino-acid sequence is MLTGLAAQRLHDIRQAFRISLQGSRSLSTALNYHLDSPDNNPDLPWEFSDANKEKVKEILSHYPSNSKQSAVIPLLDLAQRQHGGWLPVSAMNVVAKVIEVAPIRVYEVVTFYSMFNRTKVGKYHLLVCGTTPCTIRGSREIEDALLKHLGVCCKPV
- the LOC123222399 gene encoding NADH dehydrogenase [ubiquinone] flavoprotein 2, mitochondrial-like isoform X3, whose product is MLTGLAAQRLHDIRQAFRISLQGSRSLSTALNYHLDSPDNNPDLPWEFSDANKEKVKEILSHYPSNSKQSAVIPLLDLAQRQHGGWLPVSAMNVVAKVIEVAPIRVYEVVTFYSMFNRTK